In Solanum lycopersicum chromosome 3, SLM_r2.1, the genomic stretch caactatcgctagtaacactcggatggaagtatgtctgaccactggtgagaagatctcattgtagtccactccctctctttggttgaaacctctagCAACAACCCTgactttatacttgactccttctgctggtgatatcccttccttcttcttgaaaacccatttgcaagtaataatctttctccccgaaggctgtatgaccagatcccatgtctgattcttgtgtagggactccatctcatctcccatagcggcaaaccatttttcagaatcagaacttaaaatggcttctttgtaagtagacggctcagatgtatctacctcttcagcaacctgcagtgcataacccaccatgtcctcaaaaccatacctcgtaggtggccgaactccaaccctccttggccgatcttgagctatactctgatggatatctgatggcatagattctggaatatcagtttcagtctgtggctcttgatcctcctcttcaggttcctttaaatcgctctcgttctgaatgacttgaaactccacctgtttgtcaagactcctagtttctgacgtagttgtaggcttcacaatggttctaagcagaggactttcatcaaagacaacgttcctgctcataataaccctcttttctgctggagaccagattctgaaacctttcactccatctccgtagcccacaaatactccctttttagctcttggttctaacttaccttcactgacgtgatagtaagccgtacaaccaaaagctttcagatttgaataatcagcagcttttccagaccacatctccataggtgtcttgcactgtatgcctgtatgtggtccgcggttaatcaagtagcaagctgtactaaccgcttctgcccagaatcttctatctagcccagcattagagagcatgcaccttgctctctccagaagtgtttgattcatccgctcagctacaccgttctgctgtggtgtatttctgacagtgcgatgtcgagcaatcccttcatccttacagaattgatcaaattcagaccaacagaattccagcccattatcagttcgcaacctcttgatcttcttccctgtttgatttttcatcaaaattttccactccttgaacttctggaaggcttcacttttatgcttcatcatgtacacccaagtcatccttgagtagtcatcaataatggacacaaaaaatctgcagcctcccaaagactcaacacggcatggaccccagcaatcagaatggatataatcaagtgtgccttttgttctatgaatggcctttggaaacttgttgcgatgtagttttccaaaaacacaatgttcacaaaactctaggctcttaaccttatgaccagcaagtaaatcctcctttgacagaatttgcatccctctttcacccatatgaccaagtctcatgtgccataacttagtcatatccttctggtgaaattctgacgatgcaacatgggctgaacctgtaaccgtggaaccttgtagaaaatacaaagtaccacgcatgacacctttcagaatcaaatttgaacccttccagacccgcaagactccatcttttcccgaccagctgaatcccttgctgtccaaaagactgagagatatcagatttttcgtcatcaatggaacgtgcctgacctcgttcaatgtgcagaagctaccgtcatgtgtccttatcttgatcgagcctgtcccaaccaccttgcagacagaactgttggccatcgagatgctgcctccgtctacctgctcataagtcgtgaaccactctctcctaggacagatgtgataggatgccccagaatcaagaacccacacatctgaatgatgagtgtgctcatccgcaactagggcaatatcttcttcagaattggtgtcttcttcagcaacagcagcagacactgattgtttttccgattgcttcttcttcttcggacaatcaaatttccaatgtcccttctccttgcagtaattacaaacatcatccggctttgcacccttcgacatcggcttatttttctttccgccgtttttccttccctttccgctactggtgaacagaccggaaggctgtatgtccgtacttgtgccgttagccttatgccgtaattccctgctatgaagggctgatctgacttcttccagtgacacagtatctttcccaacaatgaacgattgaacaaaattctcaaacgacattgggagagatactaacagaatcagggcagcatcttcatcctcgatcttcacatcgatattacgcaattctaataacaaagtattcaattgctctaagtgttccctgagttgtgtaccttcagccattcgtaaaccgaatagacgttgtttcagaagcagcttgttggttagagattttgtcatgtacaaactctccagcttcaaccacagaccagcagcagtctcttcatccgagacctccgtgatgacgtcatccgcgagacacagcatgatcgtcgagtgcgccttttcctccagaatcgccatctcaggagtaacgacggcgttcttgtctttcgacaacggcgcccagaagccttgctgtttcaacaaggcccgcatcttgatctgccataaactgaaactgttcctccctgtgaatttgtcgattttcacgttcaaagcagacatctcgaattctccaagaacaccgattaaccgagaggctctgataccaatttgttgtgcggaatttgagataatacgagaaaatataaacgcgaaaacaagacaacagatttacgtgatTCACCAATTtgttggctacgtccacgggaagagagggagcagttttattatggagaggcaaaaacagaattacagaatagggtttcccatagcgtctatatatagtgctaagctacgccctaacaggcttgggcccaacatacagaatcaacagaaaattaagggcccaatacaacaacattgtataccgtcctttctgtttgtagcgggtccgattcaaggcattcaacatgTGCTCAAAAAATCTATATGTGGCTCTGAAATCTGTTACATCAGCCATGTTACACCAAAAAAGCAATGAAGAAATGCATCCGTACACAACACTAATTGCATATTCTTTTTTGCTTTCAGAAAAATCGTGTTTCTCTCCAGATTCATCAGATTGTTAGGGGTAAGGGTTTCCAAATTTTACCTTTATCTTTTCCAACATCTTTTCTACTTGAAGGAGATCTCTTGTTGATTCAAGCATTATCAAGTTGAATTATTAGCTGACCATTATAATACCAGGTATTCAAGTTGGAAAAATCGAGAATCAGTTTTCATTGAAACTCAAGGTTAGTTTCCCAACCGGCTTTACAGTTCAGAGAATAAGTCCTTGAAtagatgaatttattatttttgatgaagtaaGATGTTGCAGAACTCCAATTTAGTCAGGGGGTTAACCACAAGCAAATGTATGGTCTCTAAGCCATATTGTGGGAGCTAATGAAATCCAGGGATAAATTGCTGGGCTCTAAGAGGGATAATTCTATTTACAGGGGGATAGATAGAATTTCACtccttaatttcatttttttttttgaaggttCTGCTAAAATCAGGAAGCTCTAACTAGACtgagttttcaaaattttgaacaaGTGACCTGTTCTGGGACAAAATTTGCAATATTTAACTTCTGTTAACCATACAACTGTAGTTTTCAAATAGGGATAAGATTCTTAAGCCATATTCTGAACTAAAAGCCATGTGTGCTATAATCAATAACTACAATAACATACCTactgtaatcccacaagtgaggtTCGAGGAGGGTGGTGTGTAAGCAAACTTTACCCCTACCTTGGTAGGTTGAGAGATTGTTTACGGAAGATTCTCAGCTCAAGTAAAGTATTTCAAGAAGGTTGAAAAGAGGATACAATAGTAAAGAAGCCATGCTGAAAATAATGGAGAAAAGAATAATCTCAACAACACAAATACGACTACCTCTCCTCAAACCACAATTGTCAACCTCTCACACCTCCATCTCAACACTTCTGCTACTTTCATCTCCTAGACGTGTGAGTTCTTAACCTGCCTACACACTTCCCCATACAACGGtatgaacaataataataaaacgttcaaaataataaaaaataaatctttcaCTAAAAAATTTAAGCACTCACAATTCTAAGTACCACCTTTTAATACTTTTGACCTCAAGATTAAAAAGGATGTTAAGTTTGGTACCTGGTAATATTGTTATGACCGATAGGGAAGTAAACAAACGAgggttgaaatttgatctcccTCTTTCTACCGGAAAGATTACCATTGACGGAAAATTTACTAGCAACTCTTGTCAAAAGATCAGCTACATTCCATCTCAATTGTGTGTCGTCATAAGGCTCCTTCAAACACTCCATTACAAAAGGGCTACAAAAGACATACAATAAAGTGAATCTTGGTCATAGGGCAGacagaaaagaaaataataatttacattTGTAAGCTTTTGTTAGGAATACTTGTGTTTCTATCCTTCTCCCGCAATAAACTGTAGCAAATATTTCTGACAGATTAACAGGTGCAATAAGAGGTTATTGTTCAAAACTCGCATCCTCCGATAGCGTTTTCAGGCTGCTAAGGACAACCCaaacatatttttgaaaacacAGTGGTATCTTGCTCAGCTTGCGTGCACCTCGATCaatctttattttatgaatGTGTAATTTTATCCACATAAAGCAGCCCTTCCCTAATTCCTCTATTTTCCTTATCCATGTCTCTTCCTCAGTGGGCCTCAAAATATTAGGCATGGGACATACTAAAATGCCACAGAAAGGTGGTTAttgttgttgggttttagcaagtgtgaatgggaaaagaaaagagaaaatatcaaaagtgagggaactactttggagagaaaatgaaaagtcatttcttataaatttgcaggtaacggtaacactccgaaaagttgttactctttccgaaaagtcgttacttttcgaaaagtcgttactgtccaaaaagtagttattttcctaacagacacaatttttcgaaaagttgttattttttttttcaaaagacacaactttctggataaaatgggtctgaacagatttcactgaacagacatgttccttgctgaaaatggctataaaaggaagtcaatttttgattttttaaaaactgaaatttttttctttctctgcatttatttttctctcaaataaaatcaaagtgtcgatcgactgagtctgtgtgacttgttgttgttcttcagttcgttgaagttaaagaagtttgaggtacctctatttctttaacaggtttaatccgttttaacttgggagaaattaatccataaccttgggtatagtgaggggattaaatttcttaaggacacacagtagtttctgtggactcggattaattcttctattttaaactttttctgtttcatcttgtttctgtttctgttcattaacttcataaatacaagttattgtaagtATAACAATTGCAAGGTCCAAGCACACCAGAACCAGAACAGAGCACTTCAGAACTATTCAAGAGGCAAAGATTGTTTTGCAAGTACCTGTGCTTTCTAAAAGCCATTACAGCACCATTCAAAGTTTT encodes the following:
- the LOC101258451 gene encoding uncharacterized protein At4g19900 isoform X2; this translates as MTDVKKTLNGAVMAFRKHSPFVMECLKEPYDDTQLRWNVADLLTRVASKFSVNGNLSGRKREIKFQPSFVYFPIGHNNITRYFSAPATETEKAKQDTLFKTILKEAVTFHFWNGLTSAMVPEAGSLAHRLINYNCLRCSDTL